The Miscanthus floridulus cultivar M001 chromosome 6, ASM1932011v1, whole genome shotgun sequence genomic interval GTTCCTTCGGTGATATACTTTCCCAGTCATAacaggtgtcagtggcaagccttaccctcgcttgtgcaatgcgaggagactgcgactcgaacccggaaccttccggtcacaggcggtaagactctaccgcttgcaccaggcccacccttctTATATGACATTTCAGACAGCAAAATAAAACTGCAAGCAGGTCAAAATCGCTGTCTGAAACATCATATGAAGCTGACTGGAGGGAGTAGTATTTAGAATGTGCTTACATATTTATTGGGTCATATTAACATTTTCAGGAAGATGTTGCTGCCATATTCCGAGTAGCAGACAAGGATAACTCTGGCACTTTAACTGTGAAGAAAATAAAAGATGTTCTTGGAGACATCTATGAGAGATACCCACAAGTGGAATTGTATCTTAAATCCAACCAAATGAAGGGCTTCCACGATCTACTTAAAGACTCGGATGGTAGCTCCAAGGAGTTGAAAGAACTGGATATCGAACAGTTCAAAAGGGCCCTAGCTCAAGTGGACTCTCAAGTCAAGATGCTCCCAGCAACAGCTCAGGTATTCACGTGTAGCTTTAGAGGCCAGCTGACTCATGAGTTCAGAGAGTGGCAAGATCACTTCTGTAATTTATGTGCTAACGTTGCAGTGCTTGTTGGTTCAGGTTGCCGCACAAGAGGGAAGTTACCTAGCAGACTGCTTCAACAGAATAAAGACGTGTGAAGAATATCCTGAGGGTCCTATAAGGATCAGAGGTGCAGGGCGCCATCGGTTCAAACCTTTCAGGTCCGTTTTCCAAGCTATCATATCCCTCCCCATGGGGGAAGTAAAGTAACTGATCTAGATTACTAAATTCTGTCAAAAACATACTTGTAACTTAGCTGTACTTGATAGTTGATGTGTAACTGAATATTACTTCCATTTGCATGGCTATGATTGTTCGTCCGGAACCGAGCAATTACTAATCTTTTGTCGTGTGATGTACAGGTACAGGCATCTTGGGCAATTCGCTCCACTGGGTGGAGAGCAAACTGCTTATCAATTGCCTGGTGACTGGGTACATGTTGGACACAGCACCCAATGGCTGTGGTATTCTGTCTATGCAAGGTATGTTCTTGTTCCGGTCTCGGTATGTTCCATCTTACATATATCTAATTGAATGCTGGTTTTCATTGTCGTTTGCTCTTGTTAAATACAGCAAACAATTCAGTTGGCGCACAAGGATGCTGGTCGTATCAGATTGGGGGAGGCGGTTCATCTTTGGAAGGGACTCAAGTAgcatataaattcaaatctcCCAATTTTGTAGTCCACTTACGTTCTAGATGCTACTAGTACTACTTGCATCAGTTTTGCTGTCCCACTATTTTCGAAGCTTAGCCTAGCAAGGCTTCTGATACCAAATTTTGACCTTGCCAATTCTTTTGTTACCTCGTGATGCAAACTGAGCGATTCAGATGTTATTCGTTTTACCTTGGAGATATGCATTTGTTTTGGATGTAGGTCAATATGTTCTCTAGCTATATATCTATTTTGATTCTGTCAGTTTTGAGTTATGTTGGCCATCGGCGATCGAGTATATGTTTTTGCTAGGTTTCTTATCACCTTTGTATTGGTGCCTAAATGCCTGATGAGAATCTGCATTTTTTCCCCTATCACTTGTAAACATGTAACCGTGAGTGTGAATTGACATGTTAGGCAGGCTGGTGTATAttcacaaagaaaaaaaaaactgttagGTGCTGCACATGCACTAGAAGAAAGCCAGGCTTAAATAGTTTGAGAGGCCCATCCGCGCATGCAACAGAGAACCAGTCAACTCAACCAGTAATGCCGTACACATGGAGCTCCAATGCTCGAGTTCTTTTCTGCCATTCACTTGCTAGCTGAATCCCCCCTAATCTTGCTGCATTTTGCTTCAACTCCGCTGAACAGCCCGTACTCCATGGCTCGCTGTTCAGACTGCAGAATTGCAGATGTCTCAGCGCATGCATGCATCTCAGTCACAGCAGGTCGTCCTGGTTGGGCTTGGGCGATGTGAGCAGCGCGGTATAGAGGCGGAGCTTCTCCTCGCCGAGCGACGAGCACCGGGACAGCGGCCGCCTCGGGCGGATGAAGGACAGCGACGCGAGCGTCTTGCGGTGCTTGTACCGGCGCCACGCGAGCTGCACCGCCACGGCCGCCCACGTGCGCCACCCGGGCGAGTAGTAGCGCGCGCTGCGCCGCACCTTGTCGTTGGTGAAGGTGTACCGGAAGTGCTGCGTGACGTACGTGACGTCCGCGGCGTCCAGGCCGAAGGCCTCCGTGCTCTCCAGCGTCGTCAGCGTGGACGACGACGCCGGCAGCCACTCCAGGAACGGCCGGCGCAGGCACCACGACAGCAGCTCGTCGCCGCTGAAGTTGCCCGGCCCCAGCATGCAGCAACTCTTGGCGCCGTTGCGGAGCACCTGGCTGCTCTGCAGGTGGCCGCGCACGATGAACAGCATCCTCTTCACTGGGTCCCCTTCTCTGACAATCTGATGAGTCATAATAAGCAGAGATCAATATAATCTTGGTTTTTGCCAAAAATCGGAGACACTAAAGGGAAACCAAATCAGCATGTTGGTCGTTGAGCTTACAACTTCTCCTTTGGGGAATACGAGGGACTTGACCCTGTCGCAGATGTTCTCGAGCACCAGGTCGTCCATGTGTTGGAACAGTGGCACCTGCGGTTGTGCCGCTTGCCGCATCAGTTACGCGCGCGACGAGCACGTGATGCACCAGCAGCGCGGCCAAAACTGACGAGACGTCACGCCCCGTCGGTGTCGGTGCGTGCGTTTGCTGCGTACCTGGCGCACGAGACCGAGGCAGAGGTGGTACTTGATGTCCCGGCGGAGGCCCTCCGGCAGGTCACGGACGATGCGGCACTCGTCGACGCCGCGCGTGGCCGCCCACCGCTGCCGCTCGTACTGCCGCACTCGGTGCCGGTAGCTCCTGGGCAGGTTCTTGCGCTTCATCCACAGCTCCACGCCCCGCAGCCGCGTGTGCATCGCCTGCTTCTTGGACGTCGTCGCGTTCAGGAACACCTGCCGTTCGCATGCATCGTCGACCATCAGCCGAGACGATCGTACAGACCACATGCACGCACTCGGGCATCCCTGTTTTGAGTGACCGTGACCGTTTcgttatttattattattaccttgatgTTCCCTATGAGCATTGTCACGAGAATGAGTCCGCCGGTGATGGTGATGATGTTGAACACGATCTCCATCCACTCCGTCGTGCTCTCCAGGTTCCCAAAGGTGCTGAGCAGCGCCAGCAGCAGTGAAAAAACATTTGCACGATCAGTAACCAGACCAAGTTACTGAAACCATGAATCCACCATAATACGCATTGGTCGATCCAATAATGGAGCTAGGAACATTCGTCTGCGACAGCATTCTCACCTGAGAGTCATTAGTCCCCAGAAGATGGGGAGCAGAATCCTCTCGACCCTGCTGGGGTTGGCCACCAGCATGACCGTCCACTGGTAGGCCCCGTACTGGTAGTTGTCGGCGCTGTCGAGGCACGTGCCCCTGGCCGTGGCGTTGCCGGCCCAGGCGAGCCTGTCCGTCCCcacggccacgccgcgcccgtaGTAGAGCGGCTCCGCGCACGCCAGCGCCCAGGGCGCGCACCCGCTCCCGGCCTGGGCGCACTGCTCCCTCAGGCACTTGGTGGCCCGCTGCGCGCCGAGCAGGTACCAGCACGCGCCCACCGCCTGTAACCAAGAATGGCATGTCTAGCTGTCACAGAATCATGGCATCCCAGGCGTCGTCTTTCTCCGAGAGGCCATTAGTGGTAAGATGCCCGTGCATTCACGACAAAATGCCTGGTCACAT includes:
- the LOC136459159 gene encoding cyclic nucleotide-gated ion channel 4-like — translated: MPAELSPRLAAATSSAASSSPSPHGAPRIRAGEQDDSRLPPPPPTAATTLDGGSRKRRRGAWDPRASSWATEWDRAYLLACAAGLMVDPLFLYAVSVSAPLMCVFLDGWFAAAVTALRCAVDAMHASHLLLRLREACSPRREDTDEEEAQPGRDDARGGGGGVLERGRSKKGVFLDVLVILPVMQVAVWVASPAMIRAGSTTAVMPVLLVAFLFEYLPKIYHSVRVLRRMQDVSGYLFGTIWWGIALNLMAYFVAAHAVGACWYLLGAQRATKCLREQCAQAGSGCAPWALACAEPLYYGRGVAVGTDRLAWAGNATARGTCLDSADNYQYGAYQWTVMLVANPSRVERILLPIFWGLMTLSTFGNLESTTEWMEIVFNIITITGGLILVTMLIGNIKVFLNATTSKKQAMHTRLRGVELWMKRKNLPRSYRHRVRQYERQRWAATRGVDECRIVRDLPEGLRRDIKYHLCLGLVRQVPLFQHMDDLVLENICDRVKSLVFPKGEVIVREGDPVKRMLFIVRGHLQSSQVLRNGAKSCCMLGPGNFSGDELLSWCLRRPFLEWLPASSSTLTTLESTEAFGLDAADVTYVTQHFRYTFTNDKVRRSARYYSPGWRTWAAVAVQLAWRRYKHRKTLASLSFIRPRRPLSRCSSLGEEKLRLYTALLTSPKPNQDDLL